A window from Drosophila miranda strain MSH22 chromosome Y unlocalized genomic scaffold, D.miranda_PacBio2.1 Contig_Y2_pilon, whole genome shotgun sequence encodes these proteins:
- the LOC117192499 gene encoding uncharacterized protein LOC117192499 isoform X1, translating into MRLSRCLSVSGDRLLLLLAATLAIALVQAERDFNVNDSQVPVIEPKDVPAYKQDPYVTELMGCQNQQNEIELSLLLKKHDWSELTATKRAHVQAKLAKFFASFMIGCGPSYFVMGEPIAKQIATRSRMALLVL; encoded by the exons ATGAGATTGTCGCGGTGCTTATCGGTCAGTGGAGACCGCCTGCTACTCCTGCTGGCGGCAACACTAGCCATCGCCCTGGTGCAAGCGGAGCGGGACTTTAACGTAAACGACTCTCAG GTGCCTGTCATTGAGCCAAAGGATGTGCCCGCCTACAAGCAGGATCCCTATGTGACAGAGCTGATGGGATGCCAGAACCAGCAGAACGAGATTGAGCTCTCGCTGCTGTTGAAGAAGCACGACTGGAGCGAGTTGACGGCCACCAAGCGAGCCCATGTTCAGGCGAAGCTGGCCAAGTTCTTTGCCAGTTTCATG ATCGGCTGTGGTCCAAGCTACTTTGTCATGGGTGAACCGATAGCCAAGCAGATTGCCACCAGGTCAAGGATGGCACTATTGGTGCTCTAA